A genomic segment from Salvia splendens isolate huo1 chromosome 13, SspV2, whole genome shotgun sequence encodes:
- the LOC121761863 gene encoding uncharacterized protein LOC121761863, whose product MFEKPISGQILMQLDPWISPYSTKVRESIFQAMNENMFSSTNTLNHPIPSNLSKAPIQESSSEQSLMMDHQSLFNFHDQDNASSVVFSDAVHMSTQNSRYMHLDPSNTIFDQMQRNYQQVGASSVHHNKEASQAPQFDNLTQETEEDNRLGSLNRQKRSSPWEWDDLLLDEPFNF is encoded by the exons ATGTTCGAAAAACCTATTTCTGGCCAAATCTTAATGCAGCTTGATCCTTGGATTAGTCCCTACAg CACCAAAGTTCGTGAAAGCATATTTCAAGCcatgaatgagaatatgttttcaTCAACAAATACACTCAATCATCCAATCCCATCAAATTTATCCAAAGCTCCAATTCAAGAATCTTCTTCAGAG CAATCATTGATGATGGATCATCAATCCTTGTTCAACTTCCATGACCAAGACAATGCATCTTCA GTAGTTTTTTCAGATGCAGTTCATATGTCTACTCAGAATTCTCGCTACATGCATTTAGATCCAAG CAACACTATCTTCGACCAAATGCAAAGAAATTACCAACAAGTAGGTGCATCTAGTGTCCATCACAACAAGGAAGCATCTCAAGCGCCACAATTTGACAATCTTACACAA GAAACCGAGGAAGATAATAGACTTGGGAGTTTGAACCGGCAAAAGAGGAGTAGTCCATGGGAGTGGGATGACTTGCTTCTCGATGAGCCCTtcaatttctaa